The DNA sequence CTACTAATCTAATTCAACGTGAATTAGGAATATGATCCTACACTTAACAATTGAGTTTTGCACTTGTTAAATCTATTTATATGATCATTAACATCATCTCCTTCAATTATCTTCGAATCATTTAATTATTTCTTCAAATATAATCTATTTGTTAGGGATTTTTACATATATAACTTTTCTCACTTTTTCCATAACTCAGGGAGGCATGTTTCATTCAATacaatatactttaatttaggAGCCAAATTTAAACGAATACTGCTTATCACTTTCTCTTGCAACTCCTCCCAATCTTCATCAATCCCTAGTCTTCTTTCCTAGTATTGCCTTTATGAGCTCTTGTTGTACCAATACATCTTTCACCATGCTTTGCCATAAACTCAAATTGTTCTTCCTATCAAAAAGCTCGATCTCAAATTTTGTAGAACACACCATCTTTGACATTTTCGACGAATACAACATCTCTGATACTAGTTGTTGGGCTGCCACCTCACCTTAACTCTCACATAGTATAATATTTATCCGCTTTGGGCCTAAGTCCTCACGGTTTTGTTTTTAGGCACCTTCCCAAAAGGCCTCATCCTAGTAGAGTACATGAAACACTTACATTCTAGGAAAATCTTGCATATTCTCCTGATGTGGGACTTGAGTTGATACCCCAACAAAgagaatgtcatcaacatagacCAAGAGATCAACCAGAGAGTCtcttaaaaaatgaataaatagaGAGGTATCGAACTTGGAAGCTTGGAAACCCTATTGAAACAAAGTATGTTTAAGCTTCTCATTCCAGGCCATGAGTGCTTATTTTAACCCATAAAAGTTCTTTTTTAGTAAACAAACATGATCAGGTCTTATGGATCAATGAACCCTGGAGGTTGTTGCATGTAGACAATTTCATGGAGATTGCTATTAAGAAAGGCATTGCTTAGATCAAGCTGGTTCACTGGCCAATGATTAGAAACTGTTATACTAAGAATAATTCTTATTGTTATTGATTTGACAACAGGACTAAAGGTATCCTCATAATCTATACGTGATGTTTGGAGATAGTCTTTGGCAACCAATCTCGATTTGAACTTGTCCAAGGAGCCATCAAGTTTCAATTTCACTTGATGCACCCCCTTATATTCAATCACATCCATATTTTTATCATAAGGAACAAGAGTCCATGTGCCTTGCTTGATCGGTGCATTAAACACTTGAGTCAAGGAAGCAAACCAATAAGGATTCTTAAGAGCTAATTGGATAGACTTAAACTTAGTAGGTAGAAGAGATTCAAGGAAAGGGTCCTTTGTAGCCAAGTAGGCCTTGGATTTGAGAATACCATTTGGAGATCTTGTTCTCATGGAGTGTGCTTGTGAGGGTGGCACATGAGTAGAAGAGCCTGCTAGAGGAGGAAGTTTACTTGTTGATGAAGTATCCACCACACCTGTAGATGAGGAAATGCTAAGAAATGGTGTAGTATGTTGTATTTGAGGTTTAGATGGTAGAGTGGGAATTGTTTGTTGTGAAGTATGTCAAAGAAAAGGTGAAAATGATGATGGTAGGATTATTTGTGGTTCAATAGGTTATGAGGCAGATGCATGGGTGGAGGCGGGACTATTTGTGGTTCAATAGGTTGTGAGGGAGGTACAGCTGGTGTAGGTGGGATTATTTATGGTTCATGAATAGGGAGAGTAGCCTCAGTAACAACACCAGAAGGACCAACATCTATACAAGTATTAGTAGCAGTAAAATGGTATAGAGGTAAATGTAGTAACTGAAAAATAGAGTAGAAAATGAGTGAGGTACTTCTGATGATGAGTAAACATTAGTAGTTTAAGCCTGCTTAGCAGAATAGCACTCCTCATTGAGCATAACATTCCATGCAATGTGTTAGAACCTTCAGACACCATTTATTTCCCCATTAGTATCCGCTTTGGGCCTAAGCCCTCACAGATTTGTTTTTGGGCACTTTCCCAAAAGGTCTTATTTCAATGGAGAGAGTGTCCATCCTTATATACCCAAGATCCTTCCTATTTTTAGCCAATGTGGAACTTTAGTTATACCCAACAATCGTCCCTCAAACAAGGACTACCTTGTCTCCCATCAGCCGATTACAAATCTAAACCTTGAGCAAccacttaagaacatatttccAACTCTCTTAGAAAATTGCGAATCAAATCCTTCGATTTCAACACTCAAGATTCTCTTGAGTAAGCTAGATGAATCCCTTCGCCAACTAGATTCAAACTCCCTTCGAATCAAATCTGAACCTCTGATGGCTCTAGCAGTAAGCTTCACCTCCTTTGTTTGTCATTTCGAGGATTCATTCACATGACTAATTTTTGGAATTCGGCTCTAATACCACTTGTTAGCACTGTCAAACACCATCTATTTCTCTATTGGTATGATATTGTTCGATTTAGGCCTAAGCACTCAGGGATTTGTTTTTGGGAAGGTACCCTAAAATAAATCTGTGAGGGCTTAGACCCAAAGCAAACAATATCATACCAATGGGAAAATAAATAGTGTCTGACGGTCCTAACAGAATGTATATTATCCCCTCTGCAATTTCACAAATATAACATTTGTGGTGAGCAAAATACCCCAAGAACATGCATTGATGTCTATGAACTCCATTGTTTACCAAGTAATGTAGATCAAAAATTTGGGGACCATGTGCCTATGATGATGCCATAATATTTTAAGTCTATTTTGGACAGACATCACGTGTTacactcacacgtctatttaatttataagGTCCCATTAGGGTGTATCTCATTTTTAATTACTGAGTCTCACCTAGTTATGCCTTGAATGCATAACCCTTGTCATTTATCCATACAACTCATTTAACATATTCTTGGGCTTACCTCGATTTTGATCAtcgagtctaacctaattataCATTGAACGCATAACCCTTATCATTTATCCACACAACTCATTTAACATATTCTCATAAACAAATATGATTAGCATATAAAGGCGACACAACAGTAAACTCTAAGTGAAAAGTTCACTTTCTTACTTGAATTCCAATGTATGTGGAGAAATCCTTACTGATAGGTAACCTCGTTCAAGTGGCACTAATTCTAGTCACAATTCGGGGCATGGACATAATAGGATTAATCTCAATCAgataataaattcacaaataattagAGCTCACAAACTGGACAGAGATATAAAGCTCCTCACACActttctaacggtataaagaatGTCAAATTTTGACATCGCAATCAAAAGTGCATAAACTATATTTTTTCGCGCTTTTCAAAATATGGGTTGTGTCGTGTCTTGTCAAAATTTTTAAATGGTATGCCCGACACGACCTATACTCCCGATTTTTTCATACTGTGCTTTGAGCTGACCCATTTATCTTAAATGGGCGAACTCGTATCTCATACGGGCTCAAATTCGTGCTATACTTTTTCACAATTATTTTTAGCACTAATAAGGTACTAAACTATGTATGAtttttttatagatttaattatttttatatatttttagcaACATTTTACCAAcaatcatataatttattagAGTTTGAATATTTACttaaaaatacttaaatttttaaattactctccaataaattaatatatgtagTTTTAGTTTTacattttctaataattttaattatgaattataaAACTCGATATTACATTTGagttttattatcattttaatttatttataattgataaatccATATTTCTTATTATAGAATTTTTAAGCGTGATCCACTTTTGGGCTAGTTTGTTACGTGTTGTGTCTTTCGGCTTCGTGCCCAAACCTATATTTCTGTGTCATGTTGTACTAATGTCAATTTTACGTGGGGTAAAAAAAATTGGCTCCTATATATAGCGCTACTCGCAACTATTAATGTCATTTAAAATGTAAACGATtacaaacataaaatcaacaactaAATTGATTGTATATGTTTGAGAATGGCCACTTATGCAGATTTAGGTTACCATATGTTAATAGAACCCTACATTTGCCTAATTGATTCAGATTTCTAGAGACTTTTTTAAAAAAGCATTCAGATTTCTagagattaatttaaaatttgtagTAGTAAGGAATTTTTTCAAGTCGTGGAAACAGAGTTCATTCTTTCTTTTGATGAtgtctaaaatattaattaataacaatGATTTACATAATCAATTTGATGTACCGAGTTAATTTGGgaaatattttgtatagttTTTTGCGTTTTGGACCAATGTTAATAAATTCTAAGAACCATTCTCGAGAAAGGTCCATGACTCCATACAAGTATCAATCAAAGGTAGAAAGGATACATATTGCAATGAAGAAAAATAAGCACTTttttaagagagagagagaaagagacagGAATGGAAGACCATAACATTGTTCTTTGctaagaactttttccttttgAAATGGACTTTGCTAAAAACtcaaagaaaacaagcataTAAAATACAAACTAACGCGTAAAATTAAACAGCTATTGTAAATATCTTGGAACATCTGATTGAATAATGATGTTTTCTCTTGAAGCTCTTGAACAAGGACACATAAGACCATGAGCTAGAACATGCAAATGTGTCATTATCATATTCATAGGTGCAAGTATCTAAAGTTTCATTTGATGTAGGTACAAAAACCTGCACTTTTATATCCTCGAATGGCTAGCTAAAACTAGTTCTAATTTTCCTTCATAAGGACTAAGGAGAATAATTTTGAATAAGAAAAACATTAGAACATTATAATAGATTTGTGGAGTTCTTCGTTCTCCCTAAATAACTACATGACGAGAAACTTCTTATTCGTAAGCTACTTCCATTTATTAATTCAATTATGAGAAAATATAGATAAATCTGACATTATAAATTAAGGAAACATATTCAACTATACATTAATCCTCTTTATATAGCtggtcaaacttaaaataagCAGAATAGCTTAAATATATGTTCGATGACAAAAGCAGTGAAAAATTTATATCTTATTGATATTGACAACGCAGGCCAAAagacaaagaaaaagaaaaagaaaaaaaatggggTAGATATGAGACAGAAACACAAAATAAGGCAGATTGGCTTGGTCCATAGCTAAAGTCAACCATGTATGTAGAAACAACTAAACAatctccatatatatatataataactaataagTGTAAAAATATGTTCAACAATAGCCCCGACCCAATACGGAAATCTAGATGTTTTCCTGAAACGCGCAGAAATCTTATACAATCAGGCCACTTCTTTACATAGCCTTTTTTCAATTGTGCCCAGCAATACCTGCAACACTCTAACCAACTACGATCAAAAACTATTGCCACTAAAAATTAATGTCAACTAAATATAAGAGGAATTCGTTGTAGATTCATGTTATGTTGTCACATACAAACTTTGAACCTTCAAGGATCTGAATCTCatttaaaagaaatataatGATGATAATCAATTGACAAAGAAAGTAGTTTCCCAAGCAGATAAAGCCCACTAAACATGTAGATAAGAAAATGGAGAAATCATATACAGCTGATGAATGACCTGATTAAAGAGCCATTTCAGCCTGCAAGGCAGCCAATTCATCTTCTTCAGCAGTGCGTTTCTGAGGAACAGGGCGAGCAGGTTGCCGGCCAGCAGGGACGTGCACTGGAGCAGCAGGAGCTGTTGTAGCAGGCTGGAGAAGTTGCTCTTCCAACTCAGCACCTTCAAGCTCTTCAAGCTCAGCTTCCAGTTCATCCTGCAATAATAACAGTAACACTTTTCAGCATCCAAATAAACAAAACCTACCTACAGAAAATGAAAATTTAACCAACAGACAAGTTGTGCTGAGTAAAGAAATCATTGAGAAAATCATGACCTCATCGAAATCAGCTGCTGCACCAAATGGAGCTGACAATGCATCCTGGATCTGTTTCATGTTCTCAGTCTGCTCATTAATCTCATCCATGGTCTTGTCGACATCATCGATGTTCCTGTACAGAAGATACATCATAATATATATCACTAGAGTGggtttctaaaattaaaagtacCAAATAAAGCAAATGTGCTACATACGTTGCTTTCTGCATTGCTTTCATTGCAGCAGCACCAGTTCTCAAAGCATCAACTGTTTCAGTTGTGGCTTTCGCACCTTCTAACATTATCATCTGCAAATACAAATCAATTGGCAACAATGACATTAAATACGAATCAAAAAAGCAAAACATAACTAAGAGATCATCCAGAGTAGTCAGAACCATCAGGCTCTTAAAACCCCAAGAATCACCTGATCATGGATACGCAACTGGAAATTTCCAAGTTGCTCTATTTGCTGTTCATAGAGCCTCTTcctttttaaacattgtatGGCCGCTGCAAACAGAAACATGAATCAGTCCAACCACAAACAACTAAAAGTTGCACCAGAGTCAAAAGTTTAAAGGAATAATATCCAAGTCAAAACGGTAAAGATTCCtctcaaaagaaaaaattaataaagagaaaaaagagagaTAATTTAAGTAcatatgcaatatatatatatattcattagcTCATTACAATAACAAACATATGGTTTAATGTGTTGGTAAATCAATTGGTGGTGAAATCAGAGATGGAGAATACTGTATTAACACTAAGGTAGAATAGAAGTACCTTACcccaaaaataatataaaatgcaAGATACAGAAAAGAAAAcagatattttttcaacttacaGTACAAATGACTAATGAACATAACACAATAATAAAAGTCTAGTCGTGTAAATCTAATAACAATCACAGAGTAAAGATGGATTAGTAAGTAAACACTAGCACAAGTTGACTTAAAACCAATAGTCCATTAACCATGAGAATCATGCTCGTTTCAAGTGCCAAACAACCACCACATTACCTCTTTTGTTCTTTGCTCTGGTGAATTCTTTAGCCCTTTCAACTTCTGCACCAGCCTTTTTTAGTAGTACTTTCTCTTTTTTCTCAAGCATTTCAAGTGTCTGCGTGATTAAAAAAAAGACATTGAGAATTAAAGTAAATAAAACGATTCCCGAAATCAAggtggaaaaaaaaaactctactcTACTTCACTATGCCAGAAAAAAACACTTAATTGTTTATATGTTTTGCAGTCTAAGATACAAGTTACTTCTTTAAATAGTCCAGTAATCTCATTAACTACTCAAAGAAAGGCACAACCGCACAAGAAAATAAACACCGATCATTTCATTCTTCCATCCCTGAATTCCGAAGCTACCCCACACGCAACCCAATCAAAAGGACATAACAGATAAAGACACGCCCGAAAATTTCAGTCATATAAGAACAATACCAATAACTCTAATCATACAACCAAACTCAAGGAACAAACATCAATTATACCTCGTTTAACTTGTCTAACGTGGTTAGAGCATTGGTTTCCTGTTTAGGCTTTCCAAAAAGGCGATTCAACATGGTTGATTGATTCTTTACGCTTATTCAATCTTCAATAGAACAAATATTATCCCCCAAAAATACCTAAACAAATCCACAATCGATCCGTTGATCAGCGATCATAATCTTCacaaaatcaaacaaaataaattacaaattaTAGGTTATCCGTACCTCAAATTAATGGCAGAAATTATCAGAGGGAAGAGAAAGGGAATTTAGGGTTTGGAGAAAAGAAGGGATTGGATCTATGAAGTatgagagggagagagagtgcAGGGCGATTAGGTTTGGTCCCTCTGTGTGTTGGGTTAATTTGGGATTTCTTAGGCGTGTTGCGTTgggagagaagaagaagaaatggaGAGCGAAGGTGCTTTGCTTTGCTTTGCTTTGCCTTTTAAATACGTCGACTTTTAAGTCATTCTTTCATTTACACGTGGCATCCACTCGATTGATTTGTGTCAGcaatataaataaatgaacGGTTGGATGATTCTATCGCTCTTGAAGCAAAAACTACGtcgttttttatattctttatttattattattgttacacaTTTCAATCTAAAATATCTATCTCatccatcttttttttttaagaaaaaaataataataataatatcatttttttaataataataataacatacgtGCCAAGTCCCAAGTCaggtatgttaattttattttagtttttagtttttgttaatattataattttaaaattaataatattcaatataattataatcattaaatttgaaagcataatagtgatttaaataaaaacaaaaattactattatactttgtaatagtaattaaaaaaaattattattgtccTAAATTTATTTTCGGAATCAATGAAAATGCTTATTTggttaaactatcaaaacattcaaatttaatttaaaataatatttaaaatttaactaattctaaatatcaaaatttgaaaataatttttaataaaaaataaacaatatgaacaaatttattattaattgcaaggtggattaattatatttaggtttaactaactacaTGTATGCTGACCCTTTACGTGTCAACatctaataatttattatttttttttatttagaaaaaaaaaagtcgcccaataatttctcataaaccaagaaatctgttatatagccacattttatatagaataaatacattataaaaagaaaaaatgtataatatcagacaaccggaattatttaaatttttgattTAGTAACACTTCAAATTCAGAATAATAAGTGCAACttctcacattttttttttttggattatttcacaaaaacataaaaacaacaaaaaaaaattacaaaaatacggtttcacggaattttaaatatttttacgattttttttaattttatttacagaacatacgatctttttatgttgtaatcttgttaatttgttggtgattttttgttatatgtgtgttattttttaatgttattttcatgttactattatgtagttttcttgttgattttatgttattttcgtgttattttttaaaaaatcataaaaatgtaaaaaaaatactttgaatataaatattttacaaaaaattgtgccttatgtaattattcatttttttttaactccAAACAAGGCCCATATGGAGAAGCAATCCTTTACAATCCCATCAACAAACACCCAACCCAactataacaaataaataagagCAATTTACAAcgaaaaaaatggaaaattttTGATATATGTGGCatgtaaattaaattatattaaatattatatttaaaaaaaaaacttaaatatatatataaattttacttttatataatcaaaattagttttttaatgaaaaaattattttttttttttgaaattattacatagaaaatataaattgacattttatttacaaaaatacttccatAAGGTAAAGACAACATTTATactttttatgtgattttaattaccaaaataccacttacactatcATCACTTACATAATCAAACGATGGTTGCAGGGTGGTGGCTGTGTGGTTGCGCGGTGATTACATCAGACGATAGTTGCATGGTGGTTGCTAGGTGGTTGACCGAAAGTTGAAtgagacgaaggtttcaatcagacaaaAGTTTCTGGGTGGTTACTGGGTGGTTGGCTGAATTGCATCAGACGAAAGTTTAAATCAGACGGTCTAACTATTAGCAAAATATTTAGGCAACTGTAATGCAACTattgtgaaacattaaaaatcagaacagtgtttccacgtacgtaactctatctacatgtctcttaatgatttaatatgaataaattcaccattagaaatttagaaaacaacaaaaatacaccaatataaatattttactatagtattgatgtaaatttttttggattatacttgagttggattgtttggaAACTCtagttcaactttttgagatctgtctttcatggatctaaaaattaaagtcaagacattagttttatgcaaattaaactaGATTTgcagttgaattttagtttcgtagtagtttttctaccctttttttatgaattcgaaGTAACCcctgttttgattgattctggtcgtcttctcaggtgaagCTGCCcgaattaatggtggttctctttctgattgaattttcgtttcgaTTGCGTTGAGTTGCTGCGTAGTTGCGCGATGGTTGCGCGATAGTTGCCCAGGAAGCATGGATCCTTGGTTGAAGGTattgtgtaagtggtatttatgtaatttttttttatttgggttgtatatttatttatttgactagctggaagtatttttgtaatattattactttttctggttaaaattaaaaaaaagccttttttttttgaaaaaatcagttaaaaataattctattaagGTAATAAATTAAGATACTAGTTACTTCCATGTAATTAAAActagtatttttaattaaaaaatcagttACGAATACCTTAAATAGTGAGGTATGatactcaatttatttttggaca is a window from the Cannabis sativa cultivar Pink pepper isolate KNU-18-1 chromosome 1, ASM2916894v1, whole genome shotgun sequence genome containing:
- the LOC115706131 gene encoding vacuolar protein sorting-associated protein 32 homolog 2; amino-acid sequence: MLNRLFGKPKQETNALTTLDKLNETLEMLEKKEKVLLKKAGAEVERAKEFTRAKNKRAAIQCLKRKRLYEQQIEQLGNFQLRIHDQMIMLEGAKATTETVDALRTGAAAMKAMQKATNIDDVDKTMDEINEQTENMKQIQDALSAPFGAAADFDEDELEAELEELEGAELEEQLLQPATTAPAAPVHVPAGRQPARPVPQKRTAEEDELAALQAEMAL